The Streptomyces sp. NBC_01255 genome window below encodes:
- the dgoD gene encoding galactonate dehydratase yields MKITSLRTYLVAPRWCFLRVETDEGITGWGEPVVEGRAHTVAAAVEELSDYLIGQDPMKIEDHWQVLTKGGFYRGGPVLSSAVAGIDQALWDITGKALGVPVWQLLGGNVRDRARVYSWIGGDRPDEVASEALARKNEGFTAIKMNASAQLRLIDTPAAVHGIVDRVASIREAVGDDFDIAIDFHGRLTAPMARRVLPLLEPYLPFFVEEPVVPEMSDHIGDIVRSTSIPIATGERLYSRWDFKKVLDQGIAVAQPDLSHAGGISEVRRIAAMAEAYDVSLAPHCPLGPIALASCLQVGFAAPNLLIQEQSLGIHYNTGSDLLDYLVDPTVFRYEDGHVALPTGPGLGIEVDEKAVERAAEVGHRWRNPAWRRDDGSLAEW; encoded by the coding sequence GTGAAGATCACCTCCCTGCGTACGTACCTCGTCGCCCCGCGCTGGTGCTTCCTGCGCGTCGAGACAGACGAGGGCATCACGGGCTGGGGCGAGCCCGTCGTCGAGGGCCGCGCGCACACCGTCGCCGCCGCCGTCGAGGAGCTCTCCGACTACCTGATCGGCCAGGACCCGATGAAGATCGAGGATCACTGGCAGGTCCTCACCAAGGGCGGCTTCTACCGCGGCGGCCCGGTCCTCTCCAGCGCCGTCGCCGGCATCGACCAGGCCCTCTGGGACATCACGGGCAAGGCCCTCGGCGTCCCCGTGTGGCAGCTCCTCGGCGGCAACGTCCGCGACCGCGCCCGGGTCTACAGCTGGATCGGCGGCGACCGGCCCGACGAGGTCGCCTCGGAGGCGCTGGCACGGAAGAACGAGGGCTTCACCGCGATCAAGATGAACGCCTCGGCGCAGCTGCGGCTCATCGACACCCCGGCGGCCGTCCACGGCATCGTCGACCGGGTCGCCTCCATCCGCGAGGCCGTCGGCGACGACTTCGACATCGCGATCGACTTCCACGGCCGCCTCACCGCGCCGATGGCCCGCCGGGTCCTGCCGCTCCTGGAGCCGTACCTGCCCTTCTTCGTGGAGGAGCCGGTCGTCCCGGAGATGAGCGACCACATCGGCGACATCGTGCGGTCCACCTCCATCCCCATCGCGACGGGCGAACGCCTTTACTCCCGCTGGGACTTCAAGAAGGTTCTCGACCAGGGCATCGCGGTCGCGCAGCCGGACCTCTCGCACGCGGGCGGCATCTCGGAGGTGCGCAGGATCGCCGCGATGGCGGAGGCGTACGACGTCTCCCTCGCCCCGCACTGCCCGCTGGGGCCGATCGCGCTCGCCTCCTGCCTCCAGGTCGGCTTCGCCGCGCCGAACCTGCTGATCCAGGAGCAGAGCCTCGGCATCCACTACAACACCGGCTCCGACCTGCTCGACTACCTCGTGGACCCGACGGTCTTCCGGTACGAGGACGGGCACGTGGCCCTGCCGACCGGGCCGGGGCTCGGCATCGAGGTCGACGAGAAGGCGGTCGAGCGGGCCGCCGAGGTCGGCCACCGCTGGCGGAACCCTGCATGGCGACGGGACGACGGCTCGCTCGCCGAGTGGTAG
- a CDS encoding IclR family transcriptional regulator, which translates to MGRLVPAVTRAFDILELFLQGDGTLSAPEITRRLQLPRTTTHELVATLTARNYLVQVPEQPGRYRLGVRTYQLGSRYAEQLDLAAEGHQVAREVADTCGETVHVALLEDMDVIYIAKVDSTHAVRMVSATGRRLPAHCTAVGKMLLASLPAAELEARLEERLEEGPLETMTPSSLSDPDALRAALAEIRILGVAVELQESNPDVSCVAAPVRDRTGRVVAALSVSVPVHRWSEDRENELTALAAKGADELSARLGHRGVRR; encoded by the coding sequence GTGGGACGACTCGTTCCGGCGGTGACCAGGGCATTCGACATACTGGAGCTCTTCCTCCAGGGCGACGGGACGCTGTCCGCGCCCGAGATCACCCGCAGGCTCCAGCTGCCGCGCACGACCACGCACGAGCTGGTCGCCACCCTGACCGCCCGCAACTACCTCGTCCAGGTGCCGGAGCAGCCCGGCCGCTACCGGCTCGGCGTCCGCACGTACCAGCTCGGCAGCCGGTACGCGGAACAGCTCGACCTCGCGGCCGAAGGCCACCAGGTCGCCCGCGAGGTGGCCGACACCTGCGGCGAGACCGTCCACGTGGCCCTCCTGGAGGACATGGACGTCATCTACATCGCCAAGGTCGACTCGACGCACGCGGTGCGGATGGTCTCCGCGACCGGCCGCCGCCTGCCCGCCCACTGCACCGCCGTCGGCAAGATGCTCCTCGCCTCCCTCCCCGCGGCCGAGCTCGAAGCGCGCCTCGAAGAGCGGCTCGAAGAAGGGCCGTTGGAGACGATGACGCCGAGCAGCCTCAGCGACCCGGACGCGCTGCGGGCCGCGCTCGCCGAGATCCGGATCCTCGGCGTCGCCGTCGAACTCCAGGAGTCCAACCCCGACGTCAGCTGCGTCGCCGCGCCCGTACGGGACCGGACCGGCCGGGTCGTCGCGGCGCTGTCCGTCTCGGTCCCGGTCCACCGCTGGAGCGAGGACCGGGAGAACGAACTCACCGCCCTCGCCGCGAAGGGCGCCGACGAGCTCTCGGCACGGCTCGGACACCGGGGCGTGCGCCGCTGA
- a CDS encoding ROK family protein → MIKRTSQDIRRLNRFEVLRRVYAGPGAMSRQDIATATGLSFATVANLTAELLEAGVLVEAGHEDSSGGRPRARLAVNAERGALIGVDIAETSVHAELFDLALEVRHSVERPLPPGDVRPSDVVDVLAGCVEELLSVSGVPRERVLGAGVSVPGMVEREGGVSSFSPYWSWHEVPLRALLDERLGLPLWLDNPLRASTVAELWFGAGREVDDLVVLTLRAGVGAGIAIDGQLYRGFTNSAGEWGHTCLALDGRLCTCGNRGCVEAYVSTRGIARTWRELAPGDERATGEDDAAVVAALARAAAEQDPTAAAVIDRTGRYLGAAVANLVNLFNPRVLVLGNQVVDLLGERLLTATYEAVTRHALPLPHRAATLRRSTVAHNAVTRGAATFALEGFLNDREVFGPVSRTRQPRERRDGRRSGSADAKA, encoded by the coding sequence ATGATCAAGCGGACGTCGCAGGACATCCGACGCCTCAACCGCTTCGAGGTCCTGCGGCGCGTCTACGCGGGCCCGGGCGCGATGAGCCGTCAGGACATCGCGACGGCGACCGGGCTCTCCTTCGCCACCGTCGCCAACCTCACCGCCGAGCTCCTGGAGGCCGGGGTGCTCGTCGAGGCGGGCCACGAGGACTCCAGCGGCGGCCGGCCCCGGGCGCGCCTCGCCGTGAACGCCGAGCGGGGCGCGCTGATCGGCGTCGACATCGCCGAGACCTCGGTGCACGCCGAGCTCTTCGACCTGGCCCTGGAGGTCCGGCACTCCGTGGAGCGCCCGCTCCCGCCGGGTGACGTCCGGCCCTCCGACGTCGTCGACGTCCTCGCCGGCTGTGTGGAGGAGCTGCTGAGCGTCTCCGGGGTGCCGCGCGAGCGGGTGCTCGGGGCCGGGGTCAGCGTGCCGGGCATGGTGGAGCGCGAGGGTGGCGTCTCGTCGTTCTCGCCGTACTGGTCCTGGCACGAGGTGCCCCTGCGCGCCCTGCTCGACGAGCGCCTCGGGCTGCCCCTGTGGCTCGACAACCCGCTGCGGGCCAGTACGGTCGCCGAGCTGTGGTTCGGCGCCGGGCGCGAGGTCGACGACCTGGTGGTGCTCACGCTGAGGGCCGGTGTCGGCGCCGGGATCGCGATCGACGGGCAGCTGTACCGGGGCTTCACCAACAGCGCGGGCGAGTGGGGCCACACCTGCCTCGCGCTCGACGGCCGCCTGTGCACCTGCGGCAACCGGGGCTGTGTGGAGGCGTACGTGAGCACCCGGGGGATCGCGCGGACCTGGCGCGAGCTCGCGCCCGGCGACGAGCGGGCGACGGGCGAGGACGACGCGGCCGTGGTCGCGGCCCTGGCGCGCGCGGCGGCGGAGCAGGACCCGACGGCCGCCGCCGTCATCGACAGGACCGGCCGCTACCTGGGCGCGGCGGTGGCCAACCTCGTCAACCTCTTCAACCCCCGGGTGCTCGTCCTCGGCAATCAGGTCGTCGACCTGCTCGGGGAGCGCCTCCTGACCGCCACGTACGAGGCGGTGACGCGGCACGCCCTGCCACTGCCGCACCGGGCCGCGACCCTGCGACGGAGCACGGTCGCGCACAACGCGGTGACGCGGGGGGCCGCCACCTTCGCCCTTGAGGGCTTCCTCAACGACCGGGAGGTCTTCGGACCGGTCAGCCGGACGCGTCAGCCCCGGGAGCGCCGCGACGGCCGCCGCTCCGGGTCCGCCGATGCGAAGGCCTGA
- a CDS encoding beta-galactosidase, with the protein MPQTTPKGLHRLAFGGDYNPEQWPESVWQEDVRLMREAGVTMVSVGIFSWALLEPERGRYDFGWLDRLLDLLHAHGIRVDLGTPTVAPPAWFYRAHPDALPVTAEGVRYSYGSRGAICHSSTAYRAAATGITTALARRYGSHPSLALWHVHNEYGVPVSACYCDNCAAHFRRWLHETHGSVEAVNEAWGTAFWGQRYGSYEEIDPPRVTPTVGNPAQQLDYRRFADATIRENFRAERDILHELAPGIPVTTNFMTALSQCDSIDYWAWGREVDLVTNDHYLMTDGRRTHVNLAMAADLTRSVAGGAPWLLLEHSTSGVNWQARNPAKRPGEMARNSLAHVARGSEGAMFFQWRQSRRGAEKFHSAMVPHGGTDTRVWREVVALGAGLEALEEVRGTRTVPDVAMLWDWHSWWAQNLEWRPNEAHDARERADSFYETLYDRHLTVDFAHPEADLSAYPLVVVPALYLMTEAAGQNLREYVENGGTLVVSYFSGIVDEHDAVHPGAYPGALRDVLGLTVEEWSPLLDEQRVRIAGPDGASLTGDVWTEFVRPRGAETVWTYADGPAAGGPAVTRHRLGRGTAWYVSTRLDAASLDAIVAAACEDAGVPARAALPHDVEVVRRAGDGGQYLFALNHSAEDAEVPLDGSGTELLGGTPVDGKFTVPAGAVGVVRLDT; encoded by the coding sequence ATGCCGCAGACCACTCCCAAGGGCCTGCACCGGCTCGCGTTCGGCGGGGACTACAACCCCGAGCAATGGCCGGAAAGCGTCTGGCAGGAGGACGTCCGGCTGATGCGGGAGGCCGGCGTCACCATGGTGAGCGTCGGCATCTTCTCCTGGGCCCTGCTGGAACCCGAGCGCGGCCGGTACGACTTCGGCTGGCTCGACCGGCTCCTCGACCTGCTGCACGCGCACGGCATCCGCGTCGACCTGGGCACGCCCACCGTGGCACCGCCCGCCTGGTTCTACCGCGCCCATCCCGACGCACTGCCCGTCACCGCCGAGGGCGTGCGCTACTCGTACGGTTCACGCGGGGCGATCTGCCACAGTTCGACCGCCTACCGCGCGGCCGCCACCGGGATCACCACGGCACTCGCCCGCCGCTACGGCAGCCACCCCTCGCTCGCCCTCTGGCACGTCCACAACGAGTACGGCGTGCCCGTCAGCGCCTGCTACTGCGACAACTGCGCCGCCCACTTCCGCCGCTGGCTCCACGAGACCCACGGCTCGGTGGAGGCCGTGAACGAAGCCTGGGGCACCGCCTTCTGGGGGCAGCGCTACGGCTCGTACGAGGAGATCGACCCGCCCCGCGTCACCCCCACCGTCGGCAACCCGGCCCAGCAGCTCGACTACCGGCGCTTCGCCGACGCCACCATCCGCGAGAACTTCCGGGCGGAACGGGACATCCTGCACGAGCTGGCCCCCGGCATCCCCGTCACCACCAACTTCATGACCGCGCTCAGCCAGTGCGACTCGATCGACTACTGGGCCTGGGGCCGCGAGGTCGACCTCGTCACCAACGACCACTACCTGATGACCGACGGCCGCCGCACCCACGTCAACCTCGCCATGGCCGCCGACCTCACCCGCTCCGTGGCGGGCGGCGCACCCTGGCTGCTCCTCGAACACTCCACGTCCGGCGTGAACTGGCAGGCCCGCAACCCCGCCAAGCGCCCCGGCGAGATGGCCCGCAACTCCCTCGCCCACGTCGCCCGCGGCTCCGAGGGCGCCATGTTCTTCCAGTGGCGCCAGTCCCGGCGCGGTGCCGAGAAGTTCCACTCCGCGATGGTCCCGCACGGCGGCACCGACACCCGCGTCTGGCGCGAGGTCGTCGCCCTGGGGGCAGGCCTGGAGGCCCTGGAGGAGGTACGCGGCACCCGGACCGTCCCGGACGTCGCCATGCTCTGGGACTGGCACTCCTGGTGGGCGCAGAACCTGGAGTGGCGGCCGAACGAGGCCCACGACGCCCGCGAGCGCGCCGACAGCTTCTACGAGACCCTGTACGACCGGCACCTCACGGTCGACTTCGCCCACCCCGAGGCCGACCTGTCCGCCTACCCGCTGGTCGTCGTGCCCGCGCTCTACCTCATGACCGAGGCCGCCGGGCAGAACCTCCGCGAGTACGTCGAGAACGGCGGCACGCTCGTCGTCTCGTACTTCTCCGGGATCGTCGACGAGCACGACGCCGTGCACCCCGGCGCCTATCCGGGCGCCCTGCGGGACGTCCTCGGCCTGACCGTCGAGGAGTGGTCCCCGCTCCTCGACGAGCAGCGCGTACGGATCGCGGGCCCGGACGGCGCCTCGCTCACCGGAGACGTGTGGACGGAGTTCGTCAGGCCGCGCGGCGCCGAGACCGTCTGGACGTACGCCGACGGGCCGGCCGCCGGCGGGCCCGCGGTCACCCGGCACCGGCTCGGCCGGGGCACGGCCTGGTACGTCTCCACCCGGCTCGACGCGGCCTCGCTTGACGCGATCGTGGCCGCCGCCTGCGAGGACGCCGGAGTCCCGGCGCGCGCCGCGCTGCCGCACGACGTGGAGGTCGTGCGCCGCGCCGGGGACGGCGGACAGTACCTGTTCGCCCTCAACCACTCCGCCGAGGACGCCGAGGTGCCGCTCGACGGCTCCGGGACGGAACTCCTCGGCGGTACGCCGGTCGACGGGAAGTTCACCGTCCCGGCCGGGGCCGTCGGGGTCGTCCGCCTGGACACCTGA
- a CDS encoding sugar kinase yields the protein MTPPGPELVTLGEVMAVAAATSPGPLATGAPLRLGWAGAEATVAIGVSRLGHSSAWTGRVGEDAAGAMVLAGLRAEGVDVSGARTDPAAPTGLMLRERRTADRLRVTYYRAGLAGSRLAPEDLDEARISGARILHVTGITPALSPTARAAVEHAVALARAAGVTVSFDVNHRELLWSRAEAADALARLLPHADIVFAGPEEASLFVPEVPEDEPERMARALTRLGPSQAVLKLGAAGALAVVDDELHVRQAVPVTAVDPVGAGDAFVSGYLAAVLDDAPAAERLRLAALCGAFAVSVPGDWEGLPRRAELGLLDAQDISR from the coding sequence ATGACACCACCGGGGCCCGAACTCGTCACCCTCGGCGAGGTCATGGCGGTCGCCGCCGCCACCTCACCCGGGCCGCTCGCCACCGGAGCGCCCCTGCGCCTCGGCTGGGCGGGCGCCGAGGCGACCGTCGCCATCGGCGTCAGCCGCCTCGGCCACAGCTCCGCCTGGACCGGCCGTGTCGGGGAGGACGCGGCGGGCGCGATGGTCCTCGCCGGACTCCGCGCCGAAGGCGTCGACGTCTCCGGCGCCCGTACGGACCCGGCGGCACCCACCGGCCTGATGCTCCGCGAACGGCGCACCGCCGACCGGCTCCGCGTCACCTACTACCGCGCCGGACTCGCCGGCTCCCGGCTCGCCCCCGAGGACCTGGACGAGGCCCGGATCTCCGGCGCCCGGATCCTCCATGTCACCGGCATCACCCCGGCGTTGAGCCCCACCGCCCGTGCCGCCGTCGAGCACGCCGTCGCGCTCGCCCGCGCCGCCGGCGTCACCGTCTCCTTCGACGTCAACCACCGCGAACTCCTCTGGAGCCGCGCCGAGGCCGCCGACGCCCTCGCCCGCCTCCTCCCGCACGCCGACATCGTCTTCGCCGGCCCCGAGGAGGCCTCCCTCTTCGTGCCCGAGGTCCCCGAGGACGAGCCGGAGCGGATGGCCCGCGCCCTCACCCGGCTCGGCCCGTCACAGGCCGTGCTCAAGCTCGGCGCCGCCGGGGCCCTCGCCGTCGTCGACGACGAGCTCCACGTCCGACAGGCCGTACCCGTCACCGCGGTCGACCCCGTCGGCGCGGGCGACGCCTTCGTCTCCGGCTACCTCGCCGCCGTCCTCGACGACGCCCCGGCCGCGGAACGCCTCCGACTCGCCGCGCTCTGCGGCGCCTTCGCCGTCTCCGTCCCCGGCGACTGGGAGGGCCTCCCGCGCCGCGCCGAACTCGGTCTGCTCGACGCGCAGGACATCAGCCGCTGA
- a CDS encoding glycosyl hydrolase 53 family protein, with protein MHSVRSRFRLRAAAVAAALGALLLAPLPTAPQAEAAASLTNAGFESDATGTATPAGWSTYSAAGQNAASFAEAGGHGGSYRLSHWSASAYKVETYQYLSGLADGTYTLSAWVRSGGGQNAAYLALRNCGSAEQRTDLPVTSNGAWIRLVTSVTVTGGACTVSVNSDANAGNWLNVDDLTFTSGTTGLAVKGVDLSALKKSEDLGGTYRTAAGVTGDPVAILKNAGANYGRLKVWVNPADGYNNKARVLATAQRIKAQGMKLLVDFHYSDSWADPGAQSKPAAWAGHSYSQLTTDVYNHTFDVLNALKAQGTTADMVQIGNEINTGMLWPEGSTSNWSQLGGLLKSGISAAKAVSSSTQIALHLANGGDNALYRTWFDNATAQGVSYDVIAFSFYGYWHGALSALQANLDDISARYGKKVMVAETAYPFRLDSEDGHENIIDLSSELVSGYPASSAGQSAWLRDVMNVVEAVPNGRGLGVVYWEPAWTAVTGNGWDPTDSASGNGWENQALFDYDSKLLPAASWFAHR; from the coding sequence ATGCACTCCGTACGAAGCCGATTCCGCCTGCGAGCAGCCGCCGTCGCGGCGGCTCTGGGCGCCCTGCTCCTGGCTCCGCTGCCCACCGCCCCGCAGGCGGAGGCGGCCGCCAGCCTCACGAACGCCGGGTTCGAGAGCGATGCCACCGGGACCGCCACGCCCGCCGGCTGGTCCACCTACTCGGCCGCCGGCCAGAACGCCGCCTCGTTCGCCGAGGCCGGGGGCCACGGCGGGAGCTACCGCCTCAGCCACTGGTCGGCGTCCGCGTACAAGGTCGAGACGTACCAGTACCTCTCCGGGCTCGCCGACGGCACGTACACGCTCAGCGCGTGGGTCCGCTCCGGCGGCGGGCAGAACGCCGCCTACCTGGCCCTGCGCAACTGCGGCTCCGCCGAGCAGCGCACCGACCTGCCGGTGACGTCCAACGGCGCCTGGATACGGCTCGTCACCTCCGTCACCGTCACCGGCGGCGCCTGCACCGTCAGCGTCAACTCCGATGCCAACGCCGGGAACTGGCTCAACGTCGACGACCTGACCTTCACCTCCGGCACGACCGGTCTCGCGGTCAAGGGCGTCGACCTGTCGGCCCTCAAGAAGAGCGAGGACCTCGGCGGGACCTACCGCACCGCCGCCGGCGTCACCGGTGACCCGGTCGCGATCCTGAAGAACGCGGGCGCCAACTACGGCCGCCTCAAGGTGTGGGTGAACCCGGCGGACGGCTACAACAACAAGGCGCGTGTCCTCGCCACCGCCCAGAGGATCAAGGCGCAGGGCATGAAGCTCCTCGTCGACTTCCACTACTCGGACAGCTGGGCCGACCCGGGCGCCCAGAGCAAGCCCGCGGCCTGGGCCGGCCACTCGTACTCCCAGCTGACCACGGACGTCTACAACCACACGTTCGACGTCCTCAACGCCCTCAAGGCGCAGGGCACCACGGCCGACATGGTGCAGATCGGCAACGAGATCAACACCGGCATGCTCTGGCCCGAGGGCTCGACGTCCAACTGGTCGCAGCTCGGCGGGCTGCTCAAGTCCGGTATCTCGGCGGCCAAGGCGGTGTCGTCGAGCACGCAGATCGCGCTGCACCTCGCGAACGGCGGCGACAACGCCCTCTACCGGACGTGGTTCGACAACGCGACCGCGCAGGGCGTGAGTTACGACGTCATCGCCTTCTCCTTCTACGGCTACTGGCACGGCGCTCTCTCCGCGCTCCAGGCCAACCTGGACGACATCTCCGCCCGTTACGGCAAGAAGGTCATGGTCGCGGAGACCGCCTACCCGTTCCGCCTCGACAGCGAGGACGGCCACGAGAACATCATCGACCTGTCGAGCGAGCTGGTCTCCGGTTACCCGGCGAGCAGCGCCGGCCAGTCGGCCTGGCTGCGGGACGTCATGAACGTCGTCGAGGCCGTGCCGAACGGCCGGGGTCTCGGGGTCGTCTACTGGGAGCCGGCCTGGACCGCCGTCACCGGCAACGGCTGGGACCCGACCGACTCCGCCTCCGGCAACGGCTGGGAGAACCAGGCCCTGTTCGACTACGACAGCAAGCTGCTCCCGGCGGCGAGCTGGTTCGCGCACCGCTGA
- a CDS encoding bifunctional 4-hydroxy-2-oxoglutarate aldolase/2-dehydro-3-deoxy-phosphogluconate aldolase codes for MTTPHHDATPGAAHAGLRAALAAAPVVAILRSTSATRFAEVTDTLRASGVRAAEFTLTTPGVLDALREYAADAPPGLALGAGTVTTPAEAQAAVEAGATYLITPTTSTEVIAEAVRLDVPVLPGAYTPTEILTAWRAGATMVKLFPAATGGPEYLRAVRAPLPDIPLVPTGGIGAADAPAYLAAGAAALGVGGPLVGDACEGGSLAALAERAAAFLDGIRR; via the coding sequence ATGACCACCCCACACCACGACGCCACCCCCGGCGCCGCCCACGCAGGGCTGCGCGCCGCGCTGGCCGCCGCCCCCGTCGTCGCGATCCTCCGCTCCACCTCCGCCACCCGCTTCGCCGAGGTCACCGACACGCTCCGGGCCTCCGGCGTCCGGGCCGCCGAGTTCACCCTCACCACACCCGGAGTCCTCGACGCGCTCCGCGAGTACGCCGCCGACGCCCCGCCCGGGCTCGCACTCGGCGCGGGCACGGTGACCACGCCCGCCGAGGCCCAGGCCGCCGTCGAGGCCGGAGCCACCTACCTCATCACCCCGACCACCTCCACCGAGGTCATCGCCGAAGCCGTCCGCCTGGACGTCCCCGTGCTCCCCGGCGCGTACACCCCCACCGAGATCCTCACCGCCTGGCGGGCCGGCGCCACGATGGTGAAGCTCTTCCCCGCCGCGACCGGCGGACCGGAGTACCTCCGCGCCGTACGCGCCCCGCTGCCCGACATCCCCCTCGTCCCGACCGGCGGCATCGGAGCCGCCGACGCCCCCGCCTACCTCGCCGCCGGCGCCGCCGCCCTGGGCGTGGGCGGCCCCCTCGTCGGGGACGCCTGCGAGGGCGGCTCCCTGGCGGCCCTCGCCGAGCGCGCGGCCGCCTTCCTCGACGGGATACGCCGATGA
- a CDS encoding SMP-30/gluconolactonase/LRE family protein, whose protein sequence is MLHLRAVPCSPLPGRLTEGPLWDDRRQEMLWVDIPEGLVHRAALTDGAEGPDLAPVVTLRLDRPVGAVALCASGALLAAAGTSVLRLDEGRPVAEAVELAAPVLPDDGLPRRMNDAAVDPAGRLLAGTMAYDETPGAGALYRLDDDGLVTLLDSVTISNGLGWSPDGSRLYYADSLTGRVDVFAYDPESGALSDRRPFAVLDRGVPDGLTVDSAGRVWVAVWGGGEVLAFTEDGTLHARVEVPASHVTSCAFAGPALDVLVITTATEGLDEERLRAEPDAGRLFACRPGTTGLPTNLYADR, encoded by the coding sequence ATGCTGCACCTCAGGGCCGTGCCCTGCTCCCCCCTGCCCGGACGCCTGACGGAAGGTCCCCTCTGGGACGACCGGCGCCAGGAGATGCTCTGGGTCGACATCCCGGAAGGGCTCGTGCACCGAGCCGCCCTCACCGACGGAGCCGAGGGCCCCGACCTGGCACCCGTCGTCACCCTCCGCCTCGACCGACCCGTCGGCGCCGTCGCCCTCTGCGCCTCCGGAGCCCTCCTCGCCGCCGCGGGCACCTCCGTCCTCCGCCTGGACGAAGGCCGCCCGGTCGCCGAGGCCGTCGAGCTCGCCGCGCCCGTCCTCCCCGACGACGGCCTGCCGCGCCGCATGAACGACGCCGCCGTCGACCCCGCCGGCCGGCTCCTCGCCGGAACCATGGCGTACGACGAGACCCCCGGCGCGGGCGCCCTCTACCGCCTCGACGACGACGGACTCGTCACCCTGCTCGACTCCGTCACCATCTCGAACGGCCTGGGCTGGAGCCCCGACGGCAGTCGCCTCTACTACGCGGACAGCCTGACCGGCCGCGTCGACGTCTTCGCCTACGACCCGGAGAGCGGCGCCCTGAGCGACCGGCGCCCCTTCGCCGTCCTCGACCGGGGCGTCCCCGACGGACTCACCGTCGACAGCGCGGGACGCGTCTGGGTCGCGGTGTGGGGAGGCGGCGAAGTCCTCGCCTTCACGGAAGACGGCACCCTCCACGCGCGCGTGGAGGTGCCCGCCTCGCACGTGACGAGCTGCGCCTTCGCCGGTCCGGCCCTCGACGTCCTCGTCATCACCACGGCGACCGAGGGCCTCGACGAGGAACGACTGCGCGCCGAGCCCGACGCCGGCCGCCTCTTCGCCTGCCGCCCCGGCACCACGGGCCTGCCCACGAACCTGTACGCCGACCGCTGA
- a CDS encoding SDR family NAD(P)-dependent oxidoreductase: MNRFSGRTAVVTGAASGIGAASAARLAAEGASVLVSDIADEAGEAVAAAIRAAGGRAAYVRCDVSSEEDWTALREEAHARFGPVGILHSNAFTHTTAAAHELPVAVWDREMAVNLRALYLATRTFLDDLRAEGGSIVATSSVHADFGLPGYPAYAAAKGGMCALVRQFAVEYGPDVRFNSVLPGPILTDVWNDVDEEGRRISADATALARLGRPEEVASAVAFLASADASYITGTNLVVDGGWTVKKDSK; this comes from the coding sequence ATGAACCGTTTCTCCGGACGGACCGCCGTCGTCACCGGCGCGGCCTCGGGCATCGGCGCCGCGAGCGCCGCCCGACTCGCCGCCGAGGGCGCCTCGGTCCTCGTCTCCGACATCGCCGACGAGGCGGGCGAGGCCGTCGCCGCGGCGATCCGCGCCGCCGGCGGCCGAGCCGCCTACGTACGCTGCGACGTCTCCTCCGAGGAGGACTGGACGGCGCTGCGCGAGGAGGCCCACGCCCGCTTCGGGCCGGTGGGCATCCTCCACAGCAACGCCTTCACCCACACCACGGCCGCCGCCCACGAACTCCCCGTCGCCGTCTGGGACCGGGAGATGGCGGTCAACCTGCGGGCCCTCTACCTCGCCACCCGCACCTTCCTCGACGACCTGCGCGCCGAGGGCGGCAGCATCGTCGCCACCTCCAGCGTCCACGCCGACTTCGGCCTGCCCGGCTACCCCGCCTACGCCGCCGCGAAGGGCGGAATGTGCGCCCTGGTACGCCAGTTCGCCGTCGAGTACGGCCCGGACGTGCGCTTCAACTCCGTCCTGCCCGGGCCGATCCTCACCGACGTGTGGAACGACGTCGACGAGGAAGGACGGCGGATCTCCGCCGACGCCACCGCGCTCGCCCGGCTCGGCCGACCCGAGGAGGTGGCGTCCGCCGTCGCCTTCCTCGCCTCCGCCGACGCCTCCTACATCACCGGAACGAACCTGGTCGTCGACGGCGGCTGGACCGTGAAGAAGGACTCCAAGTGA